From Cupriavidus oxalaticus:
GGCGAGGACACCCTGGTGGTGACCGTCCCCGGCGCGCTGGAAGTGCCGCTGGCACTGCAGAAGATGGCCGAGAGCGGCCAGTTCGACGCGCTGGTCGCGCTCGGCGCCGTGGTGCGCGGCGAGACCTACCACTTCGAGCTGGTCTCGAACGAATCCGGCGCCGGCATCACCCGCGTCGGCCTGGATTTCAACGTGCCGGTCGCCAACGGCATCCTGACCGTCGACACTGACGAGCAGGCCCATGCCCGCACCCGCGAAAAGGGCCGCGACTGCGCCCGCGCCGCGGTGGAGATGGCCAACCTGGTCGATGCGCTGGACTCGCTGCGCGGCCAGGAAGACGATGAGGACGATGATGAGTAATACGTCCAACGCCCCCGAGAACGCGGGCGGCAATGACGCCGGCAAGCCCGCCGGCAACAAGCCCGCGGCCCGCACCGAAGCCAAGGCACCGCCCAAGAGCGCGCGCCGCCGCTCGCGCGAGCTGGCGCTGCAGGGCCTGTACCAATGGCTGCTGAACCGCAACGACATCGGCGCGATCCAGGCCCACCTGCATGACGCCCAGGGCTTCAACAAGGCCGACCGCGAGCACTTCGACGCGCTGCTCAACGGCACCGTGCGTGAAGAGGCCCGCCTGACCGCCGCGTTCGAGCCGTTCCTGGACCGCACCGTGGACGAGCTGTCGCCGGTGGAGCGCGCCGCGCTGCTGGTCGGCAGCTACGAGCTGGTGCACTGCCTCGACATCCCATACAAGGTCGTGATCAACGAAGCGGTCGAGCTGACCAAGACCTTTGGCGGCGTCGAAGGCTACAAGTACGTCAACGGCGTGCTGGACAAGCTCGCCGCCCAGGTGCGCGCGGCCGAGGTCGCGGCGCGCCGTTGAGCGGTCATCCGGCTGGCGCTTGCGCCGGCACCAGGACCTGACGAAACACCCGCCGCGGCGGGTGTTTTCGTTTATACGTATTCTTTTTGCTGAACGGGCTCCGCCCGCCTCTCTCCCCATCGCCATGGACATGCAACGTCTTGCCACCGCCGCCCGCGTCGCCAACATCAATGCCTTCCACGTCATGGAACTGGCCAAGCAGGCCGCCGAACTCGAGCGCGCCGGCCGCCATATCGTGCACATGGGCATCGGCGAGCCGGACTTCACCGCCGCCGGGCCGGTGGTGCGCGCGGCCGAGGCGGCGATGCGCCGCGGCGTCACGCAATACACCGGTGCGCTTGGCATCCATCCGCTGCGCGAGGCCATCGCCGGCTACTACAAGACGGCCTACGGCCTGGACATCCCGGCACGCCGCGTGATCGTCACGGCGGGCGCTTCCGGCGCGCTGCTGCTGGCGTGCGCGGTGCTGGTCGAGATTGGCGCCGAAGTGCTGATGCCCGATCCCAGCTACCCGTGCAACCGCCACTTCGTCGCCGCCTTCGACGGCGCGGCGCGCATGATCCCGAGCGGCCCGGCGGAGCGCTTCCAGCTCACCGCAGCACAGGTCGAGGCCAACTGGCGCGAGCAGACCTGCGGCGTGCTGCTGGCCACGCCATCCAACCCGACCGGCACCTCGATCCTGCCCGACGAGCTCGGCCGCATCCTGCAGGCGGTGCGTGCCCGCAACGGCTTCGCCATCGTCGACGAGATCTACCAGGGCCTGTCGTACGACGCCGCGCCGGTCTCGGCGCTGAGCCTGGACGACAACGTGGTCACGGTGAACAGCTTCTCCAAGTACTTCAACATGACCGGCTGGCGGCTGGGCTGGCTGGTGGTGCCGGATGCGCTGGTCGAGGCCTTCGAAAAGGTCGCCCAGAACCTCTTTATCTGCGCCTCCGCAGTGGCGCAATATGCGGCGCTCGCCTGCTTCACCCCCGAGGCGCTGGCAATCTACGACGAACGCAAGGCCGAGTTCCGCCGCCGCCGCGACCTGGTCGTGCCGGCGCTGGAGGCGCTGGGCCTGCGCGTGCCGGTGCGCCCGGACGGCGCCTTCTACGTCTATGCCGACTGCCGCGGCGTCAACCACCCGGCCGCCGGCGATGCCGACCGGCTGACGCAGGCGATGCTGCACGATGCGGGCGTGGTGATGGTGCCGGGGCAGGATTTCGGGCCGCATACCGCAAGCGACTACATCCGCATCTCGTATGCGACCTCGCGCGAGAACATCGAAGAGGCAATGGCACGGCTGGCGAAGCTGTTCCGCGGCTGAGCCGACAGCACAGCGCAGCGGCCCCGGAAACAGAAAAAGCACCCCGCGGGGTGCTTTTTCTGTTAGGAGAGCCGGCGCAAAAGCCTCAGGCGTTGTTCGAGCCGTTGCTGGCTTCCAGCTTCTCGGTCGGCGCGGCATGCTCGGCTGGTGCCTTGCCGCTACCACCCGCCTTGCCGTTGTCAGCCGGCGCCGCGCGCACGCCAATCAGCTGGCGCAGGCGGGCACGCTCGGCCAGCACCTTGGCGCCGTAGCCGCCATCGGTCGCCGTGGTGGCGCCGACGTAGTACTTCAGGCCGCCTTCGATCGAGCCGGCTCGGGCGATGCAGTCCTTCAGCACCAGCGCACCGATCTTGATATTGGCGTACGGGTTCAGCGCCGCGGCGACGCCGCCCACGGCCTCGTACTTGTCCTGGTGGACCTTGGTCATGACCTGCATCAGGCCCTGCGCGCCCACGCCGCTCTCGGCGTACGGGTTGAAGCTGGACTCGATCGCGATCACGCCCAGGATCAGCAGCGGGTCGATGCCGACCTCGCGGCCGGTCAGGTAGGCTGCCTTGACCAGTTGCGCGGTGGCCTGCGCCGCCACGCGGTACTTGCGGGCGATGTAGTCGGCCACGGCCGCCTGCTCGCGCGCGGTGCCGAGCGTGGCGGTATTGCGGGCGTCCGCCGCCACGCGCGTGACCGGGATCCGCTCGGCCAGGTGCGCGACCGACGGCACCTTGGCGTTCGCCGCCAGGCCCCATTCGTCCACGCCCGAAACCGTCGGCAGGCCGCCCTTGCCGCGTGCCAGACGGGCGGCAGCGGCGTCGGCCGACAGGGCCGGCACGGCTGCGCTGCCCACGGCCGGCGCCGCTTCCGCCGTCGGCATGGCGGCGGCGACCAGCACCGCCGGTGCCTCATCGCCAGCCAGCAGCGCCGCCAGCGTGGTGCGCCATTCCTGGCTCAGCCACAGCGACACGGCCGAGACGACCGCGACCACGCCAAGGCTGTTCAGCGCGTACTTCAGCGTTGTGCGGCCACCGCGCAAGGCGCGGCCCGCGACCGGATGCGCGAGACGGACCTGCAATGCCCGACTCACTCCGGGTACCGGCTGTCGGAGGCGAACCTGCAAGGCGCGTCCGATGCCGGGAAGATGAAGGGTTTTCCAACCGCTCATGCTTACCTCCATCCGTTGCCCGCTTCGCATGCCAGACTGCGGCATACGCCCGATCTCAACGTACTCAAGTAAGGATGCCGCGCCGTCTAGCAGTGACAGCCAAGCATCTGTTGGCAGGCGCTCCCCATGCGCCCAACTGGAAACAGGGTCGACTCTGGGGGAGCCCACCCTGCCACGACTTATCTCGACAACCGTAAAACGCTCCGGCTCCCTGCCGGAGGCAACCGCCTCGGCCCGCTATTGCATCGGGCCGGTAACCTCGGTCTGTTCGATCTGACTGGAGCGAATCGTGCGATCCCCCCGCACTTTTTCTATGTGCACCCCTTGACACAAGGGTGAAATTTATGTTGCAACGCAACACTCCATCAGCAAGACCGGATTGTAGGAACGGTGTTATACCTCGTCAAGCATAAGAATAACGATTCACACTACTTTTGGTTATTTGTAACAAGCCTTATCTTGTCGCGCCCGCATCACTCTTGGACCCGCAAACATAGTCCTGGCCTAGCCTCGCAGACCTTGACGCCACGGCTGCGACGACAAAAAACTTACAATTTCCCCCACCCCGATTTGCTGATTTTTTTGCCGGGGCGCCGGTGTATGTGTATCGTCACCGACTTGGATGCCGCCTTGCGCCGGCCGCACACGGCCCGCGCCAAACCGAATTCACTATGCAATACAAAGACTTGCGCGACTTTATCGGCCAACTCGAGCAGATGGGCGAACTTCGCCGCATCTCCCGCCCGGTCTCGCCCAACCTGGAAATGACCGAGGTCTGCGACCGGCTGCTGCGTGCCGGCGGCCCCGCCGTGCTGTTCGAACGGCCCGCCGGCGCGGCGGCCGGTGACGGTATCTATAGCGTCCCGGTACTGGCCAATCTGTTCGGTACGACAC
This genomic window contains:
- the ribH gene encoding 6,7-dimethyl-8-ribityllumazine synthase, which produces MDHGFYPSNLDGEGLRIGIVQARFNEPVCAELLEACVAELEKLGVEGEDTLVVTVPGALEVPLALQKMAESGQFDALVALGAVVRGETYHFELVSNESGAGITRVGLDFNVPVANGILTVDTDEQAHARTREKGRDCARAAVEMANLVDALDSLRGQEDDEDDDE
- the nusB gene encoding transcription antitermination factor NusB — encoded protein: MSNTSNAPENAGGNDAGKPAGNKPAARTEAKAPPKSARRRSRELALQGLYQWLLNRNDIGAIQAHLHDAQGFNKADREHFDALLNGTVREEARLTAAFEPFLDRTVDELSPVERAALLVGSYELVHCLDIPYKVVINEAVELTKTFGGVEGYKYVNGVLDKLAAQVRAAEVAARR
- a CDS encoding pyridoxal phosphate-dependent aminotransferase is translated as MDMQRLATAARVANINAFHVMELAKQAAELERAGRHIVHMGIGEPDFTAAGPVVRAAEAAMRRGVTQYTGALGIHPLREAIAGYYKTAYGLDIPARRVIVTAGASGALLLACAVLVEIGAEVLMPDPSYPCNRHFVAAFDGAARMIPSGPAERFQLTAAQVEANWREQTCGVLLATPSNPTGTSILPDELGRILQAVRARNGFAIVDEIYQGLSYDAAPVSALSLDDNVVTVNSFSKYFNMTGWRLGWLVVPDALVEAFEKVAQNLFICASAVAQYAALACFTPEALAIYDERKAEFRRRRDLVVPALEALGLRVPVRPDGAFYVYADCRGVNHPAAGDADRLTQAMLHDAGVVMVPGQDFGPHTASDYIRISYATSRENIEEAMARLAKLFRG
- a CDS encoding lytic transglycosylase domain-containing protein, which produces MSGWKTLHLPGIGRALQVRLRQPVPGVSRALQVRLAHPVAGRALRGGRTTLKYALNSLGVVAVVSAVSLWLSQEWRTTLAALLAGDEAPAVLVAAAMPTAEAAPAVGSAAVPALSADAAAARLARGKGGLPTVSGVDEWGLAANAKVPSVAHLAERIPVTRVAADARNTATLGTAREQAAVADYIARKYRVAAQATAQLVKAAYLTGREVGIDPLLILGVIAIESSFNPYAESGVGAQGLMQVMTKVHQDKYEAVGGVAAALNPYANIKIGALVLKDCIARAGSIEGGLKYYVGATTATDGGYGAKVLAERARLRQLIGVRAAPADNGKAGGSGKAPAEHAAPTEKLEASNGSNNA